Proteins encoded together in one Lachnospiraceae bacterium JLR.KK008 window:
- a CDS encoding ABC transporter substrate-binding protein, with protein MKKLLALSLTAVMVIGMATGCGSTAAQGEGNEAVAEESAAAESGAADAAEGAAAEDGAADGQTYKIGVIQLVEHAALDAANEGFVAALNDAGISYEIDQQNAQNDQSACQTIAEKLVNDGNDLILAIATPAAQAVAGATEEIPVLVTAVTDPADAGLVDSNEAPGKNVSGTSDLTPVKEQVELLTKLLPEAKTVGILYCSAESNSVFQAEMAEAACADAGLTSEVFTVSTSNEIQQVVESMVGKVDVIYTPTDNTIAAGMATVAMVANDNGIPTICGEEGMVDAGGLATYGIDYYQIGYMAGEQAVDILVNGADISTMPIGYLSADKCTLKTNQETADTLGVDLSVLD; from the coding sequence ATGAAAAAGTTATTGGCATTATCTCTTACCGCTGTGATGGTGATCGGGATGGCAACCGGATGTGGTTCCACTGCGGCGCAGGGTGAGGGAAACGAAGCTGTGGCAGAGGAATCAGCGGCGGCAGAATCGGGCGCTGCGGACGCGGCAGAAGGGGCGGCTGCGGAGGATGGCGCTGCAGACGGACAGACCTATAAGATCGGTGTGATCCAGCTTGTGGAACATGCGGCTCTGGATGCGGCAAACGAAGGATTCGTGGCGGCATTAAACGATGCTGGTATCAGTTATGAGATCGATCAGCAGAATGCGCAGAACGATCAGTCGGCATGTCAGACAATCGCGGAGAAGCTCGTAAACGATGGCAACGATCTGATTCTCGCCATTGCAACGCCGGCAGCACAGGCAGTAGCCGGTGCGACGGAAGAGATTCCGGTACTTGTGACCGCGGTGACGGACCCGGCGGACGCGGGGCTGGTTGATTCCAACGAAGCGCCCGGCAAAAACGTATCCGGGACATCGGATCTGACACCGGTAAAAGAGCAGGTTGAGCTGTTGACGAAACTTCTTCCGGAGGCAAAGACAGTGGGCATTCTCTATTGTTCCGCAGAATCCAACTCTGTGTTCCAGGCTGAGATGGCAGAGGCGGCATGTGCGGATGCAGGTCTTACATCGGAAGTGTTTACCGTATCTACTTCCAATGAGATCCAGCAGGTTGTGGAGTCTATGGTCGGCAAGGTGGATGTGATCTATACGCCTACGGACAATACGATTGCGGCAGGTATGGCTACGGTGGCTATGGTTGCCAATGACAATGGGATTCCTACCATTTGCGGAGAAGAGGGAATGGTAGATGCAGGCGGTCTTGCAACATATGGCATTGATTATTATCAGATCGGTTATATGGCAGGTGAGCAGGCAGTGGACATCCTTGTCAATGGTGCAGATATTTCCACAATGCCGATCGGTTATCTGAGCGCTGACAAATGTACGCTGAAGACCAATCAGGAGACAGCGGATACTCTTGGCGTTGACTTATCCGTACTTGACTGA
- a CDS encoding DNA topoisomerase, protein MGKNLFIAEKPSVAREFAKALGYRMASKNGYMESEEAVITWCVGHLVTMSYPDKYDEKYRRWSFDTLPFIPGEFRYEVIESVKKQFAIVSSLLKRSDIAIIYVCTDSGREGEYIYRLVERQAGVTGKQRRRVWIDSQTEEEILRGIQEAKDLSDYDNLCEAAYLRAKEDYLMGINFSRALTLKFGNSVKDYLKVDRAVVAVGRVMTCVLGMVVQREREIRAFVKTPFYRVIGNFCLTDREVEGEWRAASGSLYENSPLLYKDNGFREKEKAQELTDYLLKEPREDAVVEKVEKKKETKNPPLLYNLAELQNDCSRLFKISPDETLRIVQELYEKKLTTYPRTDARVLSSAVAKEIEKNIRGLSRYQTTVQFAEEVLRKKMYRGLEKTRYVNDKQITDHYAIIPTGQGIGNLQGIAPTAARVYELIVRRFLSIFYPAAVYRKITLTLSVKNERFFTNLKIQEEKGYLSVAQLSFQKKKDEKEKKNDSDDEAQQSGDLDDAGLAGVLAALKKGMRIPLRSQEPFVIKEGETSPPKRYNSGTLILTMENAGQFIEDEELRAQIKGSGIGTSATRAEILKKLVTIKYLALNKKTQIITPTLLGEMIYEIVDYSIRPLLNPALTASWEKGLTQVAAGTITGEEYMGKLSDFVSRRTALVRQCDSGRGLYGRYDMAAKNYKG, encoded by the coding sequence ATGGGAAAAAATTTATTTATCGCGGAAAAGCCCAGTGTAGCGAGAGAATTTGCCAAAGCCCTTGGATACCGGATGGCCAGTAAAAACGGCTATATGGAGTCTGAAGAGGCAGTAATTACCTGGTGTGTGGGGCATCTGGTGACGATGAGTTATCCTGACAAATATGATGAAAAGTACCGTCGCTGGTCGTTCGACACGCTGCCGTTTATTCCCGGGGAATTTCGGTATGAAGTGATAGAGAGTGTGAAAAAGCAGTTTGCCATCGTCAGCAGCCTCTTAAAGCGAAGCGACATTGCAATCATCTATGTCTGTACTGACTCCGGAAGAGAGGGAGAATATATTTACCGGCTTGTGGAGCGGCAGGCAGGCGTCACCGGCAAGCAGCGTCGGCGTGTGTGGATTGATTCGCAGACGGAGGAAGAGATCCTGCGGGGCATTCAGGAGGCGAAAGATCTCTCTGACTATGATAATCTCTGTGAAGCGGCATATTTGCGGGCCAAGGAAGATTATCTGATGGGCATCAATTTTTCCAGAGCGCTGACGCTGAAATTTGGAAACTCTGTGAAAGATTATCTGAAGGTCGACCGGGCAGTCGTGGCGGTAGGGCGTGTCATGACCTGTGTACTTGGCATGGTAGTCCAAAGAGAACGGGAGATCAGAGCCTTTGTCAAGACACCATTTTATCGGGTGATCGGCAATTTCTGTCTGACAGACCGGGAGGTGGAAGGCGAATGGCGTGCCGCTTCCGGAAGCCTTTATGAGAACTCTCCGTTATTATATAAAGACAATGGCTTTCGGGAAAAGGAGAAGGCGCAGGAGCTGACAGATTATCTGCTGAAGGAACCGCGGGAAGATGCGGTTGTGGAGAAGGTTGAGAAAAAGAAGGAGACGAAGAATCCACCGCTGCTCTATAATCTGGCGGAACTGCAAAACGATTGTTCCCGCCTCTTTAAGATCAGCCCTGACGAGACACTGCGGATTGTCCAGGAATTGTATGAGAAAAAACTGACGACTTACCCGAGAACGGATGCCAGAGTCCTCTCGTCTGCAGTGGCAAAAGAGATTGAAAAAAATATCAGAGGATTAAGCCGCTATCAGACAACAGTGCAGTTTGCGGAGGAAGTGCTTCGGAAAAAAATGTACCGCGGACTGGAGAAGACAAGGTATGTGAATGACAAGCAGATCACCGATCACTATGCGATTATTCCGACCGGTCAGGGGATCGGGAACCTGCAGGGAATTGCTCCGACAGCGGCCCGTGTCTATGAGCTGATCGTCAGACGGTTTCTCAGTATTTTTTATCCGGCTGCCGTATACCGGAAGATCACATTGACTTTGTCAGTGAAAAATGAAAGATTTTTTACGAATCTTAAAATACAGGAAGAAAAAGGCTATCTGAGTGTCGCACAGCTCTCATTTCAGAAAAAGAAAGACGAAAAGGAAAAGAAAAATGACAGCGATGACGAGGCGCAGCAGTCAGGCGATTTGGATGATGCCGGGCTGGCTGGCGTGTTGGCTGCGCTGAAAAAGGGGATGCGGATTCCGCTGCGCAGCCAGGAGCCCTTTGTTATTAAGGAAGGGGAGACCTCTCCGCCCAAACGTTATAATTCCGGCACGCTGATTCTGACGATGGAAAATGCCGGTCAGTTTATCGAGGATGAAGAACTGCGGGCACAGATCAAAGGAAGCGGCATCGGTACTTCTGCAACCCGGGCAGAAATCCTCAAAAAACTGGTAACGATCAAGTATCTGGCTTTGAATAAAAAGACACAGATCATCACACCAACGCTGTTGGGGGAGATGATTTATGAGATCGTGGACTATTCGATCAGGCCGTTGCTCAATCCTGCTCTGACTGCGAGCTGGGAGAAAGGCCTGACACAGGTGGCTGCGGGGACAATAACCGGGGAAGAATATATGGGAAAGCTCAGCGATTTCGTATCGAGAAGGACGGCTCTCGTGAGACAGTGTGACAGTGGACGCGGGCTGTATGGCAGGTACGATATGGCGGCAAAAAATTATAAGGGGTGA
- a CDS encoding ABC transporter ATP-binding protein produces MLTVSNVYKTFNKGTINEKKALCGLDLHLNPGDFVTIIGGNGAGKSTLLNMIAGVYPIDNGRIVIDGVNISRKPEHLRAKYIGRVFQDPMRGTAAGMGIEENLALAYRRGQRRTLKWGVTKKERAMYAEKLKILNLGLESRMTSKVGLLSGGQRQALTLLMATLVEPKLLLLDEHTAALDPKTAKTVLEITEKIINESNLTALMVTHNMKDAIRLGNRLIMMHEGRIIYDVAGEEKRKLHVSDLLAKFEEASGGEFANDRMMLS; encoded by the coding sequence ATGCTGACAGTGAGTAATGTATACAAGACTTTTAACAAGGGGACGATCAATGAGAAAAAGGCGCTGTGTGGTCTTGATCTCCATCTGAATCCGGGTGACTTTGTGACGATCATCGGCGGCAATGGAGCCGGAAAATCCACATTGCTGAATATGATCGCGGGCGTATATCCGATCGACAACGGCCGGATCGTGATCGACGGTGTGAACATTTCCAGAAAGCCGGAACATCTCCGTGCCAAATATATCGGCAGGGTATTTCAGGACCCGATGAGGGGAACGGCAGCGGGAATGGGAATAGAAGAAAACCTCGCTTTGGCATATCGGAGAGGACAAAGGCGTACACTGAAATGGGGCGTGACAAAAAAAGAGCGGGCAATGTATGCGGAGAAGCTGAAAATATTGAATCTGGGGCTGGAATCACGGATGACATCAAAGGTTGGACTGCTCTCCGGCGGACAGAGACAGGCACTGACGCTGCTGATGGCCACTCTCGTGGAACCGAAACTGCTTCTGCTGGATGAACACACTGCGGCACTTGACCCGAAGACTGCGAAAACAGTATTGGAAATCACAGAGAAGATCATCAATGAGAGTAATTTGACGGCGCTGATGGTCACGCACAATATGAAAGATGCCATCCGACTTGGCAATCGTCTGATAATGATGCACGAGGGCAGGATCATCTATGATGTGGCGGGAGAGGAGAAAAGGAAACTGCATGTGTCCGATCTGCTTGCCAAATTTGAGGAGGCCAGCGGCGGTGAGTTTGCCAACGACAGAATGATGCTTTCCTGA
- a CDS encoding ABC transporter permease produces the protein MNLGAIFLAMQGAVSQGVLWGIMVLGVYITYKVLDIADLTVDGSFALGGCVCAVMVVDKGMDPLLALVISTIAGMAAGAVTGLLHTMFDIPAILAGILTQIGLWSVNLRVMGKSNEPLLKVDTIFTKIVDMFDNLAGQLHMDWLMLKQATVSLIIGILIAVVIISFLYWFFGTEIGSTLRATGNNEHMVRALGVSTKMTKLLALTLSNGLVGLAGGLVCQSQKYADIGMGTGAIVIGLAAIVIGEVLMGRLKSFASKLSGAVVGSVVYFLIRAIVLQLGMDANDMKLLSAVIVALALCIPVAVGKWRIWKSYSEEGPIC, from the coding sequence ATGAATTTAGGCGCAATTTTTCTTGCAATGCAGGGCGCCGTATCTCAGGGAGTATTATGGGGAATCATGGTGCTCGGTGTCTATATTACCTATAAAGTACTGGACATCGCGGATCTGACGGTTGACGGCAGCTTTGCGCTGGGCGGCTGTGTATGTGCGGTGATGGTAGTGGACAAGGGGATGGATCCCCTGCTGGCGCTTGTTATTTCGACGATCGCGGGCATGGCTGCCGGTGCGGTGACCGGGCTGTTACATACAATGTTTGATATACCTGCCATTCTGGCAGGTATCCTGACGCAAATCGGTCTGTGGTCGGTCAATCTGCGCGTCATGGGTAAGAGCAACGAGCCTCTTTTGAAAGTGGACACGATCTTTACGAAGATTGTGGATATGTTTGACAATCTTGCGGGGCAGCTGCATATGGACTGGCTGATGCTTAAGCAGGCGACGGTATCTTTAATCATCGGCATTTTGATCGCAGTTGTAATTATCTCATTTCTGTATTGGTTTTTCGGGACGGAGATCGGCAGTACGCTGCGGGCGACCGGAAACAATGAGCATATGGTGCGTGCGTTGGGCGTGAGCACGAAGATGACCAAGCTGCTGGCGCTGACATTGAGCAATGGCCTTGTGGGACTTGCAGGCGGTCTTGTATGCCAGAGTCAGAAATATGCGGACATCGGTATGGGGACGGGAGCGATTGTCATCGGTCTTGCGGCGATCGTCATTGGCGAGGTACTGATGGGCAGGCTGAAATCGTTTGCCAGTAAATTGTCCGGTGCGGTCGTCGGTTCCGTCGTCTATTTTCTCATCCGGGCCATCGTATTACAGCTTGGTATGGACGCAAATGATATGAAGCTGCTGTCGGCTGTGATTGTAGCGCTGGCGCTGTGTATACCTGTGGCCGTCGGCAAATGGAGGATCTGGAAATCTTATTCTGAGGAGGGGCCCATATGCTGA
- a CDS encoding diguanylate cyclase: MAKKLDHESIHDMLENMLTGVAFLAFDEERMELLYMNNGGFRMLGYTPELGMKYVNNLLSVILEEDKPKFWQALEDILKDDGAVDTEFRTVTASGSLRWLQVRGNLYEKANGRAIILCVFIDATDRKFVENEMRMQSQWYQMLVETEGELLFDYNAKTDVFSVKKASEYGLENNQIVDRFLVKIQEYAVKDPEVRKLREVMEEALKTPRSDIVELQLSLQDGREKRWYSFHTSSIAGVDGYVTYVVGKISDIHEKKLLLKELRDKEKLDVLTGWYNEAETRAQIDQILEKSGKDDVHAFMLVNIGNLRFIADALGEEVGRKVLKDVADKIEKGMGRVDILGRASEDEFVVFVPNVGNVSNVDAIAAKVAHSTEVTLGSGEDSFMLAGNVGVSVCPYQGNTWAELLDKAERAVNSQKEDGKEGYHIYDLSGIYRKAMTDNEKPNINFYDEISTSVNLEDLLEQILNENRQNMNQLRAVLKLIIRHYGFHKSCLSLEGMDGKPGLEFQYCDRGHDWRGRATSDGSEFKWVTFLKQLHMLDKYRVVHNYDDIPQELSSQMIRNKIYTMLIQPLMIEGEVVGVFLIGECSGREWVLQRNEQKELARVLQLLQMYVLQYERHQRGKKMLDKLGVFDNFDSYVITVDSDTYELNFANRKLLEALPDLQIGDYCYRAFAGQDAPCENCVMKKLNRNDIHAKLSEEHFNGALRSWLKVHASWLQNDADSATCLLNYMDISEYFMGGMMDSKSSFDWRRL; this comes from the coding sequence ATGGCGAAAAAGCTGGATCATGAATCAATACATGATATGTTGGAAAATATGCTGACAGGGGTGGCATTTCTTGCATTCGATGAAGAACGGATGGAACTCCTCTATATGAACAACGGAGGATTCCGGATGCTCGGGTATACGCCGGAGCTGGGAATGAAGTATGTGAACAATCTGCTTTCCGTAATATTAGAGGAAGATAAACCGAAATTCTGGCAGGCGCTGGAAGATATACTGAAAGACGATGGCGCTGTGGACACGGAGTTCCGTACGGTCACGGCCTCCGGAAGTCTGCGCTGGCTTCAGGTCCGTGGCAACCTGTATGAGAAGGCTAATGGCAGAGCGATCATTCTGTGCGTATTTATCGATGCCACGGACAGAAAGTTTGTGGAGAACGAGATGCGTATGCAGTCTCAGTGGTACCAGATGCTTGTAGAAACAGAGGGCGAGCTTCTGTTTGATTATAATGCGAAGACGGATGTATTTTCCGTGAAGAAAGCCAGCGAATATGGATTGGAGAACAATCAGATTGTTGACCGGTTTCTTGTGAAGATTCAGGAATATGCGGTTAAGGACCCGGAAGTGAGGAAGCTGAGAGAGGTCATGGAGGAGGCATTGAAGACGCCGCGGTCGGATATTGTAGAGTTACAGCTCAGCTTACAAGACGGCAGAGAAAAACGCTGGTACAGCTTTCATACGTCCAGTATCGCCGGGGTAGACGGATATGTGACGTATGTCGTTGGTAAGATCTCTGATATTCATGAGAAAAAACTGCTTCTGAAGGAACTGCGGGATAAAGAAAAACTCGATGTCCTCACAGGCTGGTACAATGAAGCGGAGACAAGGGCGCAGATCGATCAGATCCTGGAGAAGTCAGGCAAGGACGATGTGCATGCGTTTATGCTTGTGAATATCGGCAATTTGCGTTTTATAGCCGATGCACTGGGTGAAGAAGTCGGCAGAAAAGTGCTGAAGGATGTTGCGGATAAGATAGAGAAGGGGATGGGCCGTGTAGATATTCTCGGACGGGCAAGTGAAGATGAGTTTGTCGTTTTCGTTCCCAATGTCGGCAATGTATCCAATGTAGATGCGATTGCCGCCAAGGTAGCGCACAGCACGGAAGTGACGCTCGGCAGCGGGGAGGACAGCTTTATGCTGGCTGGCAACGTCGGCGTTTCTGTCTGTCCTTATCAGGGAAATACGTGGGCCGAATTGCTTGATAAAGCGGAGAGAGCCGTCAATTCCCAGAAAGAGGATGGTAAAGAAGGGTACCATATTTATGATCTTTCCGGTATTTACAGAAAAGCGATGACGGACAATGAAAAGCCGAACATTAATTTCTATGACGAGATCAGTACCAGCGTCAATCTGGAGGATCTGCTGGAGCAGATTCTGAATGAGAACAGACAGAATATGAATCAGCTGCGGGCAGTGCTGAAGCTGATTATCAGGCATTATGGGTTTCATAAATCCTGTCTGTCACTGGAGGGGATGGATGGAAAGCCAGGTCTGGAATTCCAGTATTGTGACCGCGGGCATGACTGGAGAGGCAGAGCGACAAGCGACGGCAGTGAGTTCAAATGGGTCACATTCCTCAAACAGTTACATATGCTCGATAAATATCGGGTCGTTCACAACTATGATGACATTCCACAGGAATTGTCTTCGCAGATGATACGAAACAAAATCTATACGATGCTCATACAGCCTTTGATGATTGAGGGAGAAGTTGTGGGTGTATTTCTGATCGGTGAATGCAGCGGACGCGAATGGGTATTACAGAGAAACGAACAGAAAGAACTGGCAAGAGTGCTGCAGCTGCTCCAGATGTATGTCCTTCAGTATGAGAGACATCAGCGGGGTAAGAAAATGCTTGACAAGCTGGGCGTTTTTGACAATTTTGACAGTTATGTTATCACGGTGGACAGTGATACTTACGAACTGAACTTTGCCAACCGCAAGCTGCTGGAGGCATTGCCGGATCTGCAGATTGGCGATTACTGTTACCGTGCGTTTGCAGGACAGGATGCGCCGTGTGAAAACTGTGTTATGAAGAAACTGAACAGAAATGACATTCATGCCAAACTGTCGGAAGAGCATTTTAACGGGGCGCTTCGCAGCTGGCTGAAAGTACATGCGTCATGGCTGCAAAACGATGCTGACAGTGCTACCTGTCTTTTGAATTATATGGATATTTCCGAATACTTTATGGGAGGTATGATGGATTCGAAGTCGAGCTTCGACTGGCGGAGGCTGTAA
- a CDS encoding GGGtGRT protein: MALFESYERRIDKINGVLNGYGISSLEEAEKITKDAGLDVYEQVKKIQPICFENACWAYTVGAAIAIKKGCKKAADAAAAIGEGLQAFCIPGSVADTRKVGLGHGNLGKMLLEEDTDCFAFLAGHESFAAAEGAIGIAEKANKVRKKPLRVILNGLGKDAALIISRINGFTFVETEYDPYTNEVKEISRTPYSEGLRAKVNCYGANSVPEGVAIMWKENVDVSITGNSTNPTRFQHPVAGTYKKERTEAGKKYFSVASGGGTGRTLHPDNMAAGPASYGFTDTLGRMHSDAQFAGSSSVPAHVEMMGLIGMGNNPMVGATVAVAVSIEEAANEGKF, encoded by the coding sequence ATGGCATTATTTGAATCATATGAGAGACGTATTGATAAAATCAATGGTGTATTAAACGGCTATGGCATCTCTTCCCTCGAAGAAGCTGAGAAGATCACAAAAGATGCCGGTCTTGACGTATATGAGCAGGTTAAGAAGATTCAGCCGATCTGCTTTGAGAATGCCTGCTGGGCGTATACGGTAGGCGCAGCGATTGCAATCAAGAAAGGCTGCAAGAAAGCTGCCGATGCTGCGGCTGCTATCGGAGAAGGACTTCAGGCATTCTGTATTCCCGGATCTGTTGCCGATACCCGTAAAGTAGGTCTTGGACATGGTAATCTTGGCAAGATGCTTCTGGAAGAAGATACGGACTGCTTTGCATTTCTGGCAGGACATGAGTCTTTCGCTGCAGCAGAAGGTGCGATCGGTATTGCAGAAAAGGCAAACAAAGTGCGTAAGAAACCGCTTCGTGTAATCTTAAACGGTCTCGGAAAAGATGCGGCTCTGATTATTTCCCGTATCAATGGATTTACCTTTGTTGAAACAGAGTATGATCCTTATACGAATGAAGTGAAAGAAATCAGCAGAACTCCTTACTCTGAAGGGCTTCGTGCGAAAGTAAACTGCTATGGTGCAAATTCCGTTCCGGAAGGCGTGGCGATCATGTGGAAAGAGAACGTAGATGTATCAATCACGGGTAACTCCACCAATCCTACCAGATTCCAGCATCCGGTAGCAGGTACTTACAAGAAAGAGAGAACAGAAGCCGGCAAGAAGTATTTCTCCGTTGCTTCCGGCGGTGGTACAGGACGTACCCTTCATCCTGATAATATGGCGGCAGGTCCTGCTTCCTATGGTTTCACGGATACTCTTGGCCGTATGCACTCTGACGCACAGTTTGCAGGTTCCTCCTCCGTGCCGGCGCACGTGGAGATGATGGGCCTGATCGGTATGGGCAATAACCCGATGGTTGGCGCTACCGTTGCTGTTGCCGTCTCCATTGAGGAAGCGGCGAACGAAGGGAAATTTTAA
- a CDS encoding UDP-N-acetylglucosamine pyrophosphorylase, translating into MEYLNILNLYNLEETIAREIFEGVVYPWEVLPKIGDFIVRLGNTLPEDRFEKRGDNIWIARSAKVYPSACINGPAIIDEEAEVRHCAFIRGNAIVGRGAVVGNSTELKNVILFNKVQVPHYNYVGDSILGFQAHMGAGSITSNVKSDKTLVVVKSEKGNIETGLKKFGAMLGDHVEVGCNSVLNPGSIVGRETNIYPLSRVRGYVPEKSIFKDAGNIVKKEV; encoded by the coding sequence ATGGAATATCTGAATATTTTAAACTTGTATAATCTGGAGGAAACGATCGCAAGAGAGATTTTTGAAGGGGTTGTCTATCCGTGGGAGGTGTTGCCAAAGATTGGTGATTTTATCGTCAGGCTGGGGAATACCCTTCCGGAGGACAGATTTGAAAAAAGAGGGGACAATATATGGATTGCCAGATCGGCCAAAGTTTATCCGTCAGCCTGTATTAATGGACCGGCGATTATCGATGAGGAGGCGGAAGTCCGGCACTGTGCATTTATCCGCGGCAACGCGATAGTCGGCCGGGGAGCGGTCGTCGGTAATTCGACGGAACTGAAAAATGTGATCCTTTTCAATAAAGTGCAGGTGCCACACTATAATTATGTGGGGGACAGCATTTTAGGATTTCAGGCGCACATGGGGGCCGGTTCCATTACGTCGAATGTCAAGAGCGACAAAACGCTTGTCGTTGTAAAATCGGAGAAAGGAAATATTGAAACTGGGTTGAAAAAGTTTGGCGCGATGCTCGGCGACCATGTGGAGGTAGGTTGTAACAGCGTGCTCAATCCGGGCAGTATAGTTGGCAGAGAGACGAATATTTATCCGCTTTCAAGGGTAAGAGGGTATGTTCCAGAGAAAAGTATTTTTAAAGATGCTGGAAATATTGTAAAGAAGGAAGTATAA
- a CDS encoding methyl-accepting chemotaxis protein, with protein MGSQTGAVVSRPKKRIRDEILYQIGKSILLVFVLIAVVAVFMMWQAITSSKKTELTLESQSAADSVTSFLEPYIRISQQMAVNPEVAYVLSETKPGDYILDTDKMDTVHDNLVNIAQTDSENIMAVWISDLDTSSLTQSDGFTSEEGWDITGRAWYPCIETGETILTEPYVDSSTEKLILSTATPVYDPVTGEVLGAAGVDISLDHFATVMSKYKIGKEGFVFLLTANGTFNYHPDAELLQKNVADADISQNLVQAVMSPAEGAKFIHYQASGVDKYGVVVQAGDTGYVVVSTMTLREYYSELLLMAAALLFVFVVGLLLIVISIRKSAGKLTRPILELNRTAQQLADGDLDVVLQITAEDEIGELGNSIQKTIARLKEYIAYIDETSEVLAQIAGGKLKVDLKYDYTGEFQKIKTALLNISTSMIEVMEGINDTSEQVSEGASELANASQVLAEGAQSQAASVEELVATAESVVDHVQENRKDAELSAQATEEVTVMMSENQGKMSMMMTAMNEIRETSKKVVGIIQTIEEIASQTNLLSLNASIEAARAGEAGRGFAVVADEIGKLALESSKAAGMTRDLIEVSMEEIEKGSTIVNDVVTSLDESVQAVNKVNEMIKKTSDNTSVQAENMEQIRIGIDEISRAVQSNSATAQQTSATSEELAAQAINLNGMVKKFHVN; from the coding sequence ATGGGCAGTCAGACAGGGGCGGTCGTATCGCGACCGAAAAAAAGGATCAGAGATGAGATCTTATATCAGATCGGGAAAAGTATCTTATTGGTATTTGTGCTTATTGCCGTTGTGGCTGTTTTTATGATGTGGCAGGCGATTACATCGTCAAAAAAGACGGAACTGACACTGGAGTCCCAGTCGGCCGCCGACAGTGTGACGAGCTTTCTGGAACCGTATATCAGGATCTCTCAGCAGATGGCAGTGAATCCGGAAGTGGCATATGTATTGTCCGAGACGAAGCCGGGAGATTACATTCTGGACACCGATAAAATGGATACTGTCCATGATAATCTGGTGAACATTGCACAGACTGATTCAGAGAACATTATGGCGGTCTGGATCTCGGATCTGGATACAAGTTCGCTGACACAGTCCGACGGTTTTACATCAGAAGAGGGCTGGGATATTACGGGACGTGCGTGGTATCCGTGTATTGAGACAGGGGAGACGATCCTTACCGAGCCTTATGTGGATTCGAGCACGGAAAAGCTCATTTTAAGTACGGCCACACCGGTTTATGATCCGGTCACCGGGGAGGTTCTCGGCGCGGCAGGCGTAGACATTTCTTTGGATCATTTTGCCACAGTCATGAGCAAGTATAAGATAGGTAAGGAAGGTTTTGTCTTTTTACTGACTGCGAACGGAACCTTTAACTATCATCCAGATGCCGAACTTTTACAGAAAAACGTTGCGGATGCCGATATATCTCAAAATCTCGTCCAGGCAGTTATGTCGCCTGCTGAGGGAGCGAAATTCATTCATTATCAGGCAAGTGGCGTGGATAAATATGGAGTTGTCGTGCAGGCCGGGGATACCGGTTATGTTGTTGTCAGTACTATGACGTTAAGAGAATACTATTCGGAGCTGCTGCTGATGGCAGCTGCACTTTTGTTTGTATTTGTTGTAGGACTGTTGCTGATCGTGATCAGCATCCGCAAGAGCGCAGGGAAGCTGACGAGGCCGATTCTCGAACTGAATCGTACGGCGCAGCAGCTTGCAGACGGTGATCTGGATGTGGTGCTTCAGATCACGGCGGAGGATGAGATCGGAGAACTGGGAAATTCCATTCAGAAGACGATCGCACGGCTGAAAGAGTATATTGCTTACATAGATGAGACATCAGAGGTGCTGGCACAGATTGCAGGAGGTAAACTTAAGGTCGATTTAAAGTATGATTATACGGGAGAGTTTCAGAAGATTAAAACGGCGCTGCTTAACATTTCCACTTCGATGATCGAAGTGATGGAGGGCATCAACGATACTTCGGAACAAGTCTCCGAAGGCGCTTCCGAACTTGCCAATGCTTCGCAGGTATTGGCGGAAGGAGCGCAGTCACAGGCGGCATCGGTGGAAGAGCTTGTGGCAACAGCGGAATCTGTTGTGGATCATGTTCAGGAAAACCGCAAGGATGCGGAACTCTCCGCACAGGCTACGGAAGAAGTTACCGTTATGATGAGTGAGAATCAGGGAAAGATGAGCATGATGATGACGGCTATGAACGAAATCCGTGAAACGTCAAAGAAGGTCGTCGGTATTATTCAGACGATCGAAGAGATCGCGTCGCAGACTAACCTGCTGTCGCTGAATGCTTCCATTGAAGCTGCCCGTGCCGGTGAAGCGGGAAGAGGGTTTGCGGTCGTTGCTGATGAGATCGGGAAGCTGGCGCTTGAGAGTTCAAAGGCGGCAGGTATGACAAGGGATCTGATCGAAGTCTCAATGGAGGAGATAGAAAAAGGCAGTACGATTGTCAATGATGTGGTGACGTCTCTGGACGAGTCCGTCCAGGCAGTAAATAAGGTCAATGAAATGATTAAAAAGACGTCGGACAATACGTCGGTTCAGGCGGAAAATATGGAACAGATCCGCATTGGGATTGATGAGATCTCCCGTGCGGTACAGAGTAATTCTGCGACAGCGCAACAGACATCCGCAACTTCAGAAGAGCTGGCTGCACAGGCGATCAATCTGAACGGTATGGTTAAAAAATTCCATGTAAACTGA